Part of the Echeneis naucrates chromosome 1, fEcheNa1.1, whole genome shotgun sequence genome, gggggatctgtttggtctctttacatatagagcaggtctagaccaaaatcttcctaaaattatttaaagtgccttaatgtaactttgttatgatttggcgctatacaaataaatctgatctaatttgatttgatttgatttgattttacaACTGCAGTCAAGCATTTGTGATAACTATCAATGAGTCTTTCACatcgctgtggaggaattttggcccactcttctttgcagaattgttttaaatcagccacattaGAGGGTTTCCGAGCATGAACTGCTGTTTTAAGGTtatgccacagcatctcagtTGGGTTTAGGTCTTGACTTTGActaggccactccaaaacccttattttttttattttttttttttaagccattcagaagtggacttgctggtgtgctttgggtcagtgtcctgctgcagaacccaagtgTGCTTCAGCTTGAGATCACGAACTGATGGCCAGACATTCTGTTTCAGGATTTGTTTGTTGTCCATGTCCTGAAGCAGtaaagcagccccaaaccatgacattaccaccaccatgtttcactgttggcatgatgttctttttatcaaatgctgtgttcattttacaccagatgTAAGGGGATGCACTTGTGGTACACTCAAAAGATGTAACCACATTTGATATTATTTTATAAGTAATTGTTTTGGTGTCACTTAATAGTATTATAATAACTACTGTGTACTTAGCAAAAGTAATCCTGTGTAAATAATATTGTAGAGAAGCGGAAACTTTGACGTTGCGCGTTTGCAGCTCCCCGGTTGCATAGTGGGGACCAATTTCCTGTTTCCGTTCATACGTAAACTGGAGAAAGATGAGCGTACAGCTGTGGTTCCTCCTCTTAGACTCTACATATATTGTACAGGTTAGCACTCGGTTGAAGCTACTATGAACGAAAGCCTCAAGCATCGTATTACTCCTATGTTACTCAGTAGCTATGTTGTGATGAGTTGTGAAACTGTTGATGTTAGTTCTGTAGGAATGTTGAGCCGTGGCCGTAATGGCGGTAAAGCTGAGCTGCATTGCCGCTGTAGCCCCGCGATAACTAGCGTTATTCTCGcgtctgaaatgtgtgttttagaaCAGAAATTAATGTATCAGACAGATACTTTATATGTAAATGGATCCATGTTGATTTTGTCTGACGCCTGATGCGACTTGATGAAAGTCCTGAATGCTGCATTGGTTCAGAATGTTTAGATTGTTAAGTCAGTACCAGATCGCCAATGTTATTTGTTGTACTTGAAGAGGATATGGTAATGTCATATGAGTTCATGgtaattaatttatatttcaaaTGCTATCTGAGTTTTGCACTATTTGTTGGTATTAGATGGATTTCTATTTTATATACCTCACATCTCTCAGCTGTAGTTACCAATGGGGTCAGATCCTCTAATTTCAGTATTGAACGATGGACAAGACAGGGCTGCGCCTTGAGCCTGTTATTGTTTTCCTTGGCTATGGAACCCCTAGCCACAGTCATAAGACAGCAGCAAAAAATTTCGTTATATGCTGACgacgtttttatttatttagattacCCTAAACAATCAATACTCAAACTAATACAGCCATGGCACTCAATAGCTCCCAAACGCTTGACCCCGACATCTCGCAACCATGTCGTTGGTCACTGGCAGGTTTTTCATATCAAGGTATCAAAATCTATTCAGAAATGAAGTGGATTTATAGGCTAACCCCCCCCTTACAAACTTAAATGGGACCTTGAGAGGTGGTGTGGTTTACCATTAAAATTAACACTCTTTCTCACCTTCTATATCTCTTGGAAATGCTCCCTTTTTTATTGTCAAAGAAAACTTTTGCCCAACTTAATAGCtctataatatattttatttggtgCAAAAAGTGACCAAGGCTCAGATATAGTTTCTCTCTTTACCCATTTAAAGCGGTGGTCTTGCAGCAccgtcatttttattttatcaactgGCAGCACAGTTTAAATTTCTTTTGGAATGTTTTATAGAAGACCCCTATTCCACTTGGCTCAACTGTAAATCCGCCTCCCTAGGGAGGATCCCGAAACGTATTATATATATATCGTCTGGCAAAAGTTTCTATACTTACTAAAGACAATTTGATTCTAAAAAATATGCAACTTCCCTCAAGGGCTCTGGGCGGGTCTTGCAGGCTGGTATCACAGAGGCATTAAGGTAGTTGGTGACTTAGTCCAGAGTCTCACATTCCTACAAATAAAACTCAAGTTTGGGATATCagatcatgatttttttttttttttattttgcaatttcattacattttgtcCAAGCTGAGTTTTCTGATGGTTTCTCTACATCCCCTTTGGGATCACTGTTTGTGGAGAGCAAACAACTTCAATTATAACCAAGCGAgtcagagagtaatatgtacaccttctcgtcaaattttgacaggtcctttgatcttagttaacccctcccctcgaacgatctgattggttctttttCCCCGCCCAGGCGAAGAGGTaacaaccaatgagatcattcgagggcggggtcgagtaaaatggcggcaaattcattttgaggttgttggtgaaagagggaagacgtgttttgttagagtgaaaggaccatattgagtatgtatttaaaaatgtatttctttacaaagagggagaacaaaaccatgtgttttattggtgtgaaggggttacttagtagggtgtaattttcgtccgttgtaatgaaaggagaggaggaggatacagagtgtttcttttcaaaacaaccatcatgtgttttattggtgtgaaggggttacttagtagggtgtaatttttcgtccattgttcaaatttctgttgtaatgaaaggagaggaggaggatacagagtgtttcttttcaaaacaaccatcatgtgttttatccgtgtgaaggggttacttactagggtgtaatttttcgtccgttgttcaaatttctgttgtaatgaaaggagaggagaggaggatattccgacagagtgtttctctttctgtactcagggttgactggagaggaggtaagttttcacccactgatcggtccgtagccagccccctagtgtgtccacacccctgaggttaaaaccaatcagatcattcgagggcggggacGAGTAGAACGGCGCTCGATTCATATAGAGGTCGACGGGTTTAGAGGGAGAACGTGTGTTGCcttgaaaggaaaaagttttttcttttgcgagagtaagaaaaaaaaaaaaaaaaatggctgaaaacatctTGAGATCAGAGTCTGCTGCCGCGAACACTGTGATCTGCGAGACTCCTGTATCGAGTTATCACGAATTACGTGGAGCTCCGAAGAAGCGGGTGACGtatttgtgtcggattcagactccggcacccgaggctctccacagagagtggagactgtcGGACGGCGGTGCCTGGGGGTatgtgttcaactatacctgTCAAGAggtgtgtttttaccagttggaaaaagatgaggtttaaaGCCCGGCGGGAtcgagagcgacactcacctcaacagactggtcggcGTTGACGttggtgggtgtaacaaatttaaaagtgaacggtgtgaaaaaagaagaagagggctcATCAGGAGCtccgaaaaaaagaattgcagcccacgttgtgtgggagaccaagaaCACCCCGTCGGGTCGATGGTACTACAGAGCCGcccgttgggtgagtgaagggtgtgaggacgagtttgtgttggagtatttcaacaagagctgcggagtgtttcagagatgtttgcacattccgttcaagaactggctgagtgtgatggaggaatacacggagaaaattaagactctgtttgcgagcagtcagagtttcagagacattctgctggtgagaaaaattctggtgtattagacCCCACCCCTTCCACGCCATAGGTCTACGAATAAcccctcggcctcctcctccttctcctcccgacCAATTCTAACACAGCTTGCAAGTCACTCCTCTCATCCATACTTTAAAAGGAACGAGGACAACGAGaagataaaaccatgtctttcatacccacaacgcTCCGTCCGccgagtcctcgtcctcctgggacgctgactttgcggcctcgcaggaaaagacatctgacccgGATCGCTCCTTATCCGTCGATCGGATATCACGCAACGCCGTCAAACTCCCCgacggctacgcagattgctcctgacacaccgcCTTCCCTgacggctacgcagattgctcctgacacaccagcTTCCCCGCAGGCGAGCCAATCTTCAACGGAAAGCGTGGCGGAGAGAGGGGATGCGACCGACGGACTGTTGTCCGCCGTTCTTTTGAACACGGTGAAAGTCGTGGTctctcatctgctgaaccacgtCATCTACATTTTTCGTTCGGAAATCTGCTACGGTTGTATCACCAaccaccccagtcagagggagcacgagtgtctggaggatgagccggactacttctacctgaagtactttgagcaggtgaacgagagactttggacggctaaatttgttcccgccatcgccgcggccttgaaaaatcgctccatccacgtgtcgggtgagaggatccaaggtctggcagaagcctttctcgacgatctgaaattcaaaaggcgtgtgaaggagaaaattgcCGACCTGTACGACaaactggttgaaaaaggaaacgctctggagttgaaaagcatcgAAGAAGCCTTCACCTTGTGGAACggcggagaagagttgaagtcatgggggattattgtggaaaactgaCGGCGCATTTGAAGGATCACTGGACTACCGGCCGGTTAGTCTATATTTTagaaggggtgattgaaaacagaacaaatgatatttgtgtcaatgaaatgagaaagaggctgGACTCGGTTCGAAGTCACGCTGGACCCTTGTGGGGTTTGCTCATCACGGTAGCCTCGCAATTCACGGACGAACGGTCATTACCCGAAGCATTTGGTGAactgatcagagagatgaactATGACAACGTGGATCACCtgtttatgatatatgctttgattgtagatgtcataaatcaacgtgtagaaaacagtgtgcctacacacgtctcgagtgaattgttgaagctgcattgtgttattagaacCACCATCGGAGCCTCGGTGATGAGGACGGCCCTGTACAGCCtcgatgtttgaatattataatgtgtgtgtgtgtgtgtgtgtgtgtgttgatccatcatatattttcaatgtattttttgatccatcatatattttcaatgtatttttgatccatcatatatttgcaacgtatttctgatgctttatacaaaataaaaaatgtattaaaaaaagagtctcgctgatttttttcataaactctggagaggcgcTGGTGTGAACACACTCAAAAAAACCGGATTGGGTGTATGTTACATTATCCTAAGTCAAACATGTAGCTTCTATTagataaaatcatgttttgtaGTTGAACAATTTTCAATCATGCAGTTTCAGCATAAAATTCAACAACTTAAAATTTACTGGAATAATGTATGTTAACGCAACGTGATCCTGATGGGTTTAGATGGCAAATCAGCTCTGCATACAACTCCAGAGCAGAAGGGGGCAGTAATGTGCAAATTCCTAAGTAGGAGTGCCCCTctctattttatatttatccatggtcaaaggtcaaaggagTGTCCCGGGCAAAGAGCAGCCATCTTGAAATTGAACATCACCTGTGGAAGACGGTAAGTTCAATACTTTATCATCTTTCGAACAGAAAACATTATGAAGAAGTGACAGACAAAGATAATACACTCTGCTataagttaagaaaaaaaagtaatttcgCGGTGTATGATATTAAAAATAGGTGAGTTTAAAAAGATACACAAgtcatatataatatttaatggGGATTAAGTGAAACTTAAAATCGAGCTACTCTCGTGATTATTTCTCCCCGTTTTCGGGTATGTTGGAAGGTTTTGAACGGAGTTAACATGTCTGTATAATTTACTAATATGTTCGTAGTGTCAAGAGAATACTGTTGAAACATTTGAGCAAGTTTAAGCTAATTTGCGTGAATAAAAAGTGCGTGAGAGGTCGAGTTCCCGCTCGTTGATGGAGTAAGCTAGCTATGCTAAGCAAAGTGCAGCTGCCAGATATTTTACACCGTTATCTGTATAACATGTTGTATGCACTTTTAAGTGAGTTATGTGAgaattaaagatattttttgctCAACAGTAATAATTGACTTTGAAGAAAATGAGAATTATGTCTCTAGGAAATATTGACTTAAAAGCGGTGTGTAATtgctgaaaaataatatatttccCATAGATTGTTGCAATTGTTGCATACTTTGTATATTTGCTAAACTTATTAGAGTAAGGTTCTCCTGAGTCCACCCCTTCAAGATCCTCTGGAtggcctgttttttttcttgtgcccCGTTTCCCATATGATTGTGAACTGCAGCTGGACAAAGCCAATActgatttcaaagaaaattgaACTTTTTTGAATCCTGACATTAGACTTAAAACTGCCATTCTTGACAGCTTAGCTGAAGCGATTGTTCAGTACAAAGTGTACCCCTCAGACAGTGAGTTTGAAGAGGTTGCTGAAGCCCTTGTAACATCCCACCCATGTTTGAAAGAACCAGGCTCTGCCACTGGATATGGTGGCTGGAAGGCCAGCTTAAAGTACAAACTTGCCAACTACAGACGGAAACTCAAGCGACTTGGATGCCCAGAGGTTGAACTGAATTCCCTCACAAATAAACCTGCAGACAAATGCAGTCCTGCTTATGGTGTCAAGAAGCCCAGAAAGGCTGAAGTAAATTACTGCCCCACCTACCCATCTGGTGAATCTGCAGAGACTCTTGAAAAGATAAGAGAGGCCCTTCTTTTAGAAGTAAAGAAAAGGAACAATGAGGACACAGTGGCAGCAATGATGGAGAAGACATTTGCACACAGAAGACAAGAAGTTCTTCGTGATGCACCCTTGGTTGCTGATTACAAAAGCAGATGGCCGGCTCTCTTCTGTGTACGTGAGGTAGGTGAATAAATGCGCAGCAATTATTTACTTTGATTGGAATATGATGTCTTCATTTAACATGTACTGTATTATTCATATAGCCATTGAAGTTAGGTGATTCAAGATTTGGTGAAAGATGACAATTGTTCAACTAGCTGGTAATTTCAATGCTATTGAAGATATGATATTCAAACTTGCTTTTGTgtaccccttttttttttttttttttttttttttacatgtaagcTAACTgctgaatttaagaggatcacAACAGTCGGTTTGCTGTCCAAGTTCTTCTCCGAGCTGGATGCTCACTCTTCAAACCTGATGAGGGTGTTTGGCAAGAAAGGCGCCGTTCAAGGAAGAAAGATTAAGAGCATCATGATGCCCATAAGCCAGGTATGataattggggaaaaaatagaaactgtCAAACTTGTACAGTTGTAATATTTTAAACTTCACCAAAGGCTTGAAAGAGGTAATgtaagagggagggaaagaaggggTAAAGTACTTTCTCTAAGAATGATCTGCTGAAATATGTAACGTTTGAAAATGTCCACTGAAGTTATAATGGTAGTTACTGTTTCCTGGGACCACAtaattgctttcattttacatatttctttaattaagTGTATTGCTTAGACTGTGCTGAGTTTTTAACCAACATTATCTAAGGTTCCTTTAGTTGATATTTGAAAGTTACATACTACTGATGCACCCACGTTCATATATCAAAAGATTTGTCAAAGATTGTGTTACATTTGAAAGAATGTGTCATTCAATGTtgtattatgtgtgtgtaacatCTACTGTTGATTAAaatggtttttccttttttatttttgtggtttctGTGTCTGGCCTACATTCCTAGACCGACGCCATTGATGTCAGGAGAGAGTGCATCATCAAAGCCCTGTGTGTGTACCTGAACGAAGAGCCTGAGAACCTTGTGAAAGAATACATGGTatgtaatttagtttttattctctAGTCCTTATTCTGACATCTGTAAACAAAGCAGTTATGTACTTAGAAAAAGACAATTTAATTATAGAATCTATCATcatggaaattaaataaatcatagcAGTAATGTGAGTTAAAATGGGAGTGGTATAACATATTTCCATATACATTCTCttacccccccccttttttttttcctcctgtgaagGACACAGATGGTGAAAGCAGTGAAGCTGCAGTGATGGAGACAATGTTTGGAATCTTTGTCATTCGCAAAGAAGATGCAGAGCCAGATGATGACCCGGAAGATGTAGGTGTCATTCTGGAGGGTGTGAAAGTTCTGGATGAATTGGGAAATGTACCACTTGCTGTGGTCATGTTGTTCGCACTTGTATATGCTCTGAACCTCAGCTACCCTCCACAGCTGAGATATACCTTTGAAGCTTTGCAGAAGATCATCATGGAGCTTGATGGAAAGAGACTctcaaaaaaaaatcaagctgtctgcttgttgtgttttcacagcaacATCTTTTTAAGTTGCTAAGTCAGTATTGCCTTTTTCTGGTAAAGTTTAATTCCAACAAATTcggtttgctgtgtttttcttttccaaacttGACCCTAGCTGGGGGTAAACTAAATTAACATAAGTGTTTTAATTCCTGACTATATAAACTtcaaaaatgacttttctgagtaattatattaattttcttaaaaaattaaaaggctAATATCTCAGCCTAAAGCATTATTTGATGAATAAACTTAACTTCATGTAATAGTACTACTTTAAGAATAAGTTGTAACTACCCTATTAAATTAAGTAACTCATAATCATATCATACAAGTTTAAATAGCCCAAAAAAATCAAGTCAGATCCACCTATGGTAAATGTTACATTTGCCTATACAAATCTAGTTGGACTGAACCATGGTAATTAACTAACCGTAACCCCAGTACATCATGTTGACccagcatatttacatttagttGAGTCAGCAAAATTCTTTCTCATTAAATGAAACCATTTCATTTAGGTGGAAATTCTTTCCATAATTTCATTATGTTCACCCAACAAGTTATTTTTTTGAGTgcatgtctgagaaaagcgttatgaaaaaagcatattataacccggttcacccggacagctttggaggagcggacagactccgcagagccttgcaagatgaaacgggtaaaaaagtaaatgtggaaaaagttaaagaatttctatcagagcaggatgcttatactctgcacaagccggtgagagtaaattttcctaggaatagagtgtttgtgccacgaccgatggctcaatttcaggccgatctctgcgatatgcaggctttggccgagcacaacgacggttatcgttatctcttgacggtcatagatgtattttccaaaaaggcctacatgagagttttaaagaataaaagcgcctCGGAGACTGcgaaggcttttgaatctgttttcaaagagagccggaccccggaaaagttacaaacggactctggtaaagaatttttcaacaagaacctccagaggctgatgaagaaacacaaggtgaaacattttgccacggccagcgatctgaaagcttcggtggtggaaagatttaaccgcacgctgaaaactagaatgtggaggtattttacagCTAAAAACACTCGTAGAtacttggaggttttacaggatttggtgaaaagctataacaacagctaccataaaagtataaaaatgacccctcagcaggtgaccgaggaaaatacctctcgagtttttcaaaacctgtacggttcttttcctctcagatataAAGCCAGGTTTAAGATGAACttgaaacagggggacacggtgagaatatcccgactgaggggaaagtttgataaaaaatacgaacagagcttcaccgacgagctatttacagtgtctgaatgcataccgcGTCTACCGCCGGTATATAAACTGAAAGACTACGATGGAGAATCTATCGAGGGCACTTTTTACGAAgccgagttgcaaaaagtaaagacggctcccgataagctctatagagtggaaaaaattttagccaggagggtggtggggggtgaaaagcaagccttggtgcgctggaaaaattggcccgaaaaattcaacagttggatcagagccgacGATCTGAAAAACGTATAAGACAAAACCCGCGAGCCGTCCGTGTACGCACTTCATCTTTAACCCTCGTACGGATTGTacaaaaaatcatgaacggGGCGGTTAGCGatggtttttacatcacccttccctccaacgccagccgcgacgtctttaaaaataatacggcctccgttttccaggtggatttacctcaacacattgatttagagggcccgtggcaggtggccttgacggaaatttcatacccgcacacctggtttaacgtACCAAAAGGCGCGGGctactttgattggaaaaagaaacctaaagaggatgaggaagcggacgaagaggtgaaggccgttcttctcataaagagaaaagagaacgtGCAGGTAGCGGCTGTTGCGAGCTCTTCCAAGAAAGAGACGGCGGGTCGTCGTCAAAGAATTacggaaggttattacagaagcgCCGAGCAATTTGCGGACGAGTTCAATACGTTTCTTAGACGTATCGAATCAGACgttaaactagtctttaacgacgttcacaagaaatttgaatatcacgccgggggtcagtttcatcttcgttgttttccGCCCGTGGCTTACATCCTGGGTGTAAAGCccggagaatggatcaagtttgaatcgaagacggctccttatcccgcggatataaaagcgggcatgtaccacctctactgttacacagacgtggtacaacaccaggtggtgggtgacgcttacgctcctctcttgagaatcgtcgACGTGCAGGGAACGTTCGGAGACGTGGTCACGCAATATTTCAACCCCGAttactatctgcccgtggccaagaaccacattgaaaacattcggatagagattaaatcggatcaaaacctacccgtcgatttcaccttcggcaagactgtgttgaaattacatttcaggcccgTCAAAAGTCTTTccggtgtataaaaaaaaaaaaaaatgattcagggtctcaaaacagaccctcaccgttttgtgagttattacgaaaatcaagtagggggagcGCTGCCTGGCTTTTACGGATCCCCCGTGATGTACgggagaggtataggctctgtatttagcaagttatttcgttttgtagcgcctttggtgagaaagggttTTGCGTTcgctaaacctcacatcaaaacggcggccaaaaacatagcctccgaaGTGTTTACCCGCACCGTGGGTAAATTATCCAGCGGCGGCGGGGGAGAGAGCCCCGGATCTCAAGAGGGCGCCggaggtatcatggttttggctaaaagacctaggaagagacctcccGGGGAGCGTGTTGTTTCAGGAAGGCCGAGGGTAAAAAAACGCAGAGGAGGCCccaagaagaaatcagtcggAAGAAACCGTCCTAAAGGGAGGAACTCGCGCTCCGGAGATATAtttcattaggaaaataaatataaaggatggccttattacaccacaaatcgaGCAAATGCAGTATggcggagctggatttattttcagcccccatgacccagctatctatcgatgaaaaactctatacggaggttttgcctttgtccGCGATTACGGACGGCGGCCCCATAGAATTTTTTATACCGGgagacggtgacaaatatctggatctgaacgacacTTTGCTGCACCTGAGGTTAAAAATCACCAACGCGGACGATACGGACTTGGCCAACGACGCCCGCGTAGGCCTGATCAATTACCctttgaatacaatttttactCAATGCGacgttattctgggagacagattgatatcgcaatccaGTGCCACTCACCCCTACAGGGCAGTCAtagaaaccttactaaactatttggaagacgccttaaaaagtcagttcagcgccgggttattctacaaagacacggcgGGTGCTATGGACTCGGTGGTGGTAACCAACGGACCCAACAAAGGCTTGTGTGAGAGGGCCACTTTTACCTCCgagtccaaagaggtccacctgctgggacctctccacgccgacatatttttcagcgagaggcttcttttgaacgctgtggatttgagagtcaagctcaccagagccagcgacgccttcagcctcatgtgcgcCGGTGACGCCACCTAtcgtttaaaagtgctgggagcttctctgtttgtgaaaaaagccaccgtGGCCCCCGCGGTGCGTTTAGGACACGCCGcggccttagcaaagggaaacgctctctatcctttggcccgggtgaacgtgaaaacttattccatcccggagaattctcgaatatgtaaccaagagaatctatttctggggaccatgcccaaatacgttgttttggctatggtgcaccaCGAGGCTTTCACGGGGAGAAGAGACCTGTCTCCGTTCAATTTTGTCCACAACGACGTAGAATACATGGCCTTGTGTCGCGACGGCCGACAAATtccgggcaaagcttttcaacctgaATTTAATCGAGGCgtgtccgtcagagagttttacaacatgtatACTGCCACGGGgagacatttgaaagatttacctctaagcatcaacagggtagaatttgagcagggctactctctgtttgtctttaacctcaacgccGCCGAAGACGCCGACGCCTTATCCCCCGTTTCCAACGGAAATTtgaggctggaaatgagattcagggcgccgttacctcataccaccaccctgatcgtttacgcttgctacgaatctattttggaaatcaactccaagcgacaagtgttggtggattactactaaaagtcaaaaatgaataatcttcagctggaaagtctcatgcatcgtttactgggagatgttttctgcggggtttgggcctcggatcagttgcctttactgacgtcATCTTTTACACGCCCTgcctacatgattgtgaacacacatccgggACACATGCCCGGAGAACACTGGCTGGCCCTTACTCTGGAAAAAGACGGAACAGGGACTTTTTTcgactcttttggattccctcctgattttatatactaccctagagacattttagcatttttagaaaaacgatGCAAAACAGTTTCGTATcacggcagacagctgcaacacaccttgtctacggcctgc contains:
- the LOC115040053 gene encoding uncharacterized protein LOC115040053; the protein is MMEKTFAHRRQEVLRDAPLVADYKSRWPALFCVRELTAEFKRITTVGLLSKFFSELDAHSSNLMRVFGKKGAVQGRKIKSIMMPISQTDAIDVRRECIIKALCVYLNEEPENLVKEYMDTDGESSEAAVMETMFGIFVIRKEDAEPDDDPEDVGVILEGVKVLDELGNVPLAVVMLFALVYALNLSYPPQLRYTFEALQKIIMELDGKRLSKKNQAVCLLCFHSNIFLSC